The Brachyhypopomus gauderio isolate BG-103 chromosome 17, BGAUD_0.2, whole genome shotgun sequence genome includes a window with the following:
- the id2a gene encoding DNA-binding protein inhibitor ID-2a produces the protein MKAISPVRSFRKNSASMTEHGLGISRSKTPVDDPLSLLYNMNDCYSKLKELVPSIPQNKNVSKMEILQHVIDYILDLQIALDSNSAMSGLHHPRPGQGSSRTPLTTLNTDISVLSLQTPEFQSDLITEDNRTLYR, from the exons ATGAAAGCAATAAGTCCCGTCAGGTCTTTCCGGAAAAACAGCGCGAGCATGACGGAGCACGGTCTCGGGATCTCTCGGAGCAAGACCCCCGTGGACGACCCGCTCAGCCTGCTGTACAACATGAACGACTGCTACTCCAAACTGAAGGAGCTGGTGCCGAGCATTCCGCAGAACAAAAACGTGAGCAAAATGGAGATCTTGCAACATGTCATCGACTACATTCTGGACCTGCAGATCGCACTTGACTCCAATTCGGCGATGAGCGGTCTCCATCACCCGCGGCCGGGCCAGGGCTCGTCCAGAACCCCCCTGACCACGCTGAACACGGACATCAGTGTCCTGTCCCTACAG ACACCGGAGTTTCAGTCAGACTTGATCACGGAGGACAACAGGACACTTTACCGTTAA